Genomic DNA from Chthonomonadales bacterium:
ATACGCTCGCGCCGCACGAGATCAACCATCGCGCCAACATCCTGGCCCTCCAGGCGCTGGGCGCCGCCCGCGTGATCGCCACCAACGCCGTCGGCTCGCTCCGAGCGAACTTGCCGCCCGGAAGCCTGGTCCTGGTCGGCGACTTCATCGATTTCACGCGGAGGCGGCCCGTGACCCTGTTCGAGGGCGCCGACGGCCCGGTCCGGCACCTCGATATGACGGAGCCCTACTGCTCCGGACTGCGTGCGGCCATGCGCGCGTCCGCCGAGGATGCGGGCATCCCGCTCGTCGACGGCGGCGTTTACGTGTGCACCGATGGCCCGCGCTACGAGACGCCCGCAGAGGTGCGGATGCTGGCGCTGTGGGGCGGCGATGTCGTCGGCATGACCGGTCTCCCCGAGGCGGTCTTCGCGCGCGAGGCCGGCCTCTGCTACGCCGCGATCGCGCTCGTCACCAACCTGGGAACGGGCCTCGGAGCGCCGCCCGATCACCTGGGGATCGCTCGCGCGAGCGCCGCGCGCCAGGAGGACATCCAGAGGCTGACGGCGGGCGCCGCCGCGCGCCTTGACGAGCAGATGGGCTGCGGATGCGCAACTCGCGGGCTCTGAGGGCTACGCGGGCCGGGCGTCGTCCGCCAGCGCCTTGAACTCCTGAACGTTGCTGGCCTTCTCGAGCGCATCCTCGTAGCGCACGAGTCCTCGCTTCGCCAGGTCAGCCAGCGACTGGTCAAGCGAGTGCATCCCGTGGCGCTGCCCGGTCTGAATGAGCGACGCGATCTGGTAGGTCTTGTTCTCCCGAATCAGGTTCTTGACGGCCGAGATCGCCACGAGCGTCTCAAAGGCGGCCACGCGCCCCTGCCCATCCGCTCGCTTGATGAGCGTCTGGGAGATGACGCCGACCAGGTTGACGGCCATCTGCATACGGACCTGCTGCTGCTGGTGCGTGGGGAACACGTCGATGACGCGGTCGACCGTCTGCACGGCATCCGTCGTGTGGAGCGTGCCGAAGACCAGGTGGCCGGTCTCCGCGGCCGTGATGGCCAGGTGGATCGTCTCCAGGTCGCGCATCTCGCCGATCAGGATGACGTCCGGGTCCTGCCGGAGCACGAACTTGAGCGCGTTGGCAAATGAGAGCGTGTCCGTGTCCAGCTCGCGCTGGTTGATCAGCGCCTCGCGATCCTCGTGGATGAACTCGATGGGGTCCTCGACGGTGACGATGTGCAACGGGTACTGGCCATTGATGTAGTCGACCATCGCGGCCTGCGTGGTTGACTTTCCCGAGCCGGCCGGGCCGGTCACCAGCACCAGGCCACGCGGGCGCTCCGAGAAGTACTGGCACACGCGCGGGAGGCTGAGTTCGTCCATCGTCTGGATGCGAAGCGGGATCACCCGGAAGGCCGCCTGCACGGCCCCACGCTGCTGGTAGATGTTGCCGCGGAAGCGCGCGAGGCCGGCGATCTCGTAGGCGAAGTCGAGCTCTAGCTCCTCCTCGAACCGCGCGCGCTGCACATCATTGAGCACGCTAAGCGCGAGCAGCTTCGTCTCGTCCGCCGTGAGAGGGTCCATCTCGAGCTGGATCAGGTCGCCGTGGATGCGGACGAGCGGTGGGCTCTCCGCCTTGATGTGCAGGTCCGAGC
This window encodes:
- a CDS encoding type IV pilus twitching motility protein PilT, translated to MVSVDQLLYTTVHHQGSDLHIKAESPPLVRIHGDLIQLEMDPLTADETKLLALSVLNDVQRARFEEELELDFAYEIAGLARFRGNIYQQRGAVQAAFRVIPLRIQTMDELSLPRVCQYFSERPRGLVLVTGPAGSGKSTTQAAMVDYINGQYPLHIVTVEDPIEFIHEDREALINQRELDTDTLSFANALKFVLRQDPDVILIGEMRDLETIHLAITAAETGHLVFGTLHTTDAVQTVDRVIDVFPTHQQQQVRMQMAVNLVGVISQTLIKRADGQGRVAAFETLVAISAVKNLIRENKTYQIASLIQTGQRHGMHSLDQSLADLAKRGLVRYEDALEKASNVQEFKALADDARPA
- a CDS encoding S-methyl-5'-thioinosine phosphorylase, producing MYGAARRAARRRRDGSGAPEPGCGEDARVLAVIGGTGMSGLAERTGTSPERVDTSAGRVWVYRASWLGQQVAFVPRHGVGHTLAPHEINHRANILALQALGAARVIATNAVGSLRANLPPGSLVLVGDFIDFTRRRPVTLFEGADGPVRHLDMTEPYCSGLRAAMRASAEDAGIPLVDGGVYVCTDGPRYETPAEVRMLALWGGDVVGMTGLPEAVFAREAGLCYAAIALVTNLGTGLGAPPDHLGIARASAARQEDIQRLTAGAAARLDEQMGCGCATRGL